DNA from Laspinema palackyanum D2c:
AAAGCGGATTTGATGTGTTTGCCCTTGAGTATCGTGCATTTTGATACTGCCGTCAATTTTCATGTCCCTGGCAGCATTGAATTTTTACAAGAAGCGATCGGGGGGTTAAGCATTGACGGCAAATTGGGCCCGAATACCCAACGCGCTTTGGAGAAATACAACAATCTGGAAACGGCTAAACGGTATTGTCATAGCCGGATTGCTTATCGTCATCAGCGCGTTAAAGCTAATCCCAGTCAGGAGATATTTTTAGAGGGATGGTTAAAGCGCGATCGCGATTTACTTGCCTATATTGAGCAATTGCCTCAATCCGCCACCGGGACGCCACCGGAGAAATCTCCCATCTTCTCCTCAGTCCCGCCATTGCCGGATAAAACGCCGGTGAAGGAACCCCCGACCCTGGACAAATCCGAGCAAAAATCAGAAGAAGTCTTTAAAAAACTCCAGCAGGCGATCGCCTTGCTGCAAGATGTCGTTGATACCCTCAAAACCACCCGATAGCCGTCATTTCCCTAGCGCCACCCCGGAAGCATTGACCTCCTCGCAATCTAGTTTTTCATCTAAACATCTCTACCATGTCCCAGATTTACGATACCCCTCCACAGGTATGATGGCGGTACGGATAACTTAAGGGAACTACGCGAGTGAAGTTAAAAATATTATTTGTTGCCGCAGAAGCGGCTCCCATTGCTAAAGTGGGTGGCATGGCAGATGTCGTCGGATCCTTGCCTAAAATTCTCAGAAAGATGGGACATGATGTCCGCATCTTTCTTCCCTACTACGGCTTTCTCCCGGATAAAATGGACATTCCCGAAGACCCCATATGGTCCGGCTATGCCATGTTCCAGGATTTTTCCGTCTATGAAAGTGTCCTACCTGGAACCGATGTCCCCTTGTATTTATTTGGACATCCCTCCTTTATGCCTCGGCGGATTTATGCCGGGGAAGATGAAGAATGGCGGTTTACCCTGTTTTCCAATGGTGCAGCGGAATTTGCCTGGAACTACTGGAAACCCGATTTAATCCATTGCCACGATTGGCATACCGGCATGATTCCAGTCTGGATGAATCAATCCCCGGATATTGCCACCGCCTTCACAATTCATAACTTAGCCTACCAAGGACCTTGGCGCTGGAAGTTAGAACAGATGACCTGGTGTCCCTGGTATATGCAGGGTCATAATACAATGGCCGCAGCGGTGCAGTATGCCAATTTGGTGAATACCGTTTCTCCCACTTATGCCGAGCAAATTAAGACCCCGGCTTAT
Protein-coding regions in this window:
- a CDS encoding glycoside hydrolase family 108 protein, whose amino-acid sequence is MTHSINPFAIALQFTLKWEGGAGHPQDLAGAVNRGISQGTYDTYRRNKGLSVQSVRLLTDSELEEIYYHSYWKLSKADLMCLPLSIVHFDTAVNFHVPGSIEFLQEAIGGLSIDGKLGPNTQRALEKYNNLETAKRYCHSRIAYRHQRVKANPSQEIFLEGWLKRDRDLLAYIEQLPQSATGTPPEKSPIFSSVPPLPDKTPVKEPPTLDKSEQKSEEVFKKLQQAIALLQDVVDTLKTTR